From Glycine max cultivar Williams 82 chromosome 11, Glycine_max_v4.0, whole genome shotgun sequence, the proteins below share one genomic window:
- the LOC100812170 gene encoding endoglucanase 5 isoform X2 has protein sequence MAYSVTMLAWGAIEFNKEITDLNQMGHALWAIKWGTDYFIKAHTQPNVLWGQVGDGVSDHYCWERAEDMTTSRGAYKIDEQHPGSDLAGETAAALAAAAIAFRPYNSSYSNLLLVHAKQLFTFADRFRGLYDNSISSAQQFYTSSGYSDELLWAATWLHLATGNEYYIKYVVDNAVYMGGTGWAVKEFSWDNKYAGVQILLSKVLLEGKAGAYSATLKQYQAKAEYFTCACLQKNDDYNVQKTPGGLLYVREWNNMQYVSSAAFLLAVYSNYLSATKSQLNCPDGQTQPQELLNFVKSQADYILGKNPADVSYLVGYGAKYPLHVHHRGASIASVFALHYDVGCTQGFEMWYNRAEPNPNVICGGLVGGPDKNDDFSDERSNYEQTEPTISGSAPLVGIFAKLQSLYGNIGEGYNHNESPVPQQKTPSTNPGKTTMSKTSSESEGAPVEFLHSISSSWTVGGATYYHHRVIIKNTSSKPISDLKLVIKDLSGSLWGLSPTEEKDTYELPQWNKVLNPGSECIFVYVQGGPQATVSIKSLH, from the exons ATGGCCTACAGTGTCACAATGCTTGCATGGGGGGCCATTGAGTTCAACAAGGAAATCACGGACTTGAACCAAATGGGACACGCATTATGGGCAATTAAATGGGGAACTGACTACTTTATCAAAGCACACACTCAGCCTAATGTTCTTTGGGGACAG GTGGGAGATGGAGTTTCTGATCATTACTGCTGGGAGCGTGCTGAAGACATGACAACTTCAAGAGGTGCCTACAAAATTGATGAACAACACCCTGGCTCAGATCTGGCAGGTGAAACTGCAGCTGCATTGGCTGCTGCAGCTATAGCTTTCAGGCCCTACAACTCTTCTTACTCTAATCTCCTCCTAGTTCATGCAAAACAG CTCTTCACATTCGCAGATAGGTTCAGAGGTCTCTATGATAACTCCATATCAAGTGCTCAGCAATTCTATACTTCTTCCGGTTACTCG GATGAATTGTTGTGGGCTGCCACTTGGCTGCACCTAGCAACCGGCAATGAATACTACATAAAGTATGTAGTGGACAATGCTGTGTATATGGGAGGAACTGGCTGGGCTGTAAAAGAGTTCTCTTGGGACAACAAATATGCTGGTGTGCAGATCCTTCTATCAAAG GTGTTACTAGAAGGAAAGGCTGGTGCTTACTCTGCTACACTAAAGCAATACCAGGCCAAGGCAGAATATTTTACCTGTGCTTGCTTGCAAAAGAATGATGATTACAATGTCCAAAAAACACCAG GCGGCTTACTATACGTGCGTGAATGGAACAACATGCAATATGTTTCTTCTGCTGCATTCCTTTTAGCTGTCTACTCTAATTACCTCTCAGCAACAAAATCACAGCTCAACTGTCCAGATGGACAAACTCAGCCTCAGGAGCTCCTCAATTTTGTTAAGTCACAG GCTGACTATATCCTTGGTAAAAACCCTGCGGATGTGAGCTACTTGGTTGGATATGGAGCAAAATATCCTCTTCATGTTCACCACAGAGGCGCTTCCATTGCTTCAGTCTTTGCTCTTCACTATGACGTTGGCTGCACCCAAGGATTTGAGATGTGGTATAACCGTGCTGAGCCAAATCCTAATGTCATCTGTGGTGGCCTCGTGGGCGGTCCAGATAAAAATGATGACTTCTCTGATGAAAGATCCAATTATGAACAAACTGAGCCTACAATTTCAGGTTCTGCTCCTCTTGTAGGCATCTTCGCTAAACTGCAAAGTTTGTATGGTAATATAGGTGAAG GTTACAACCATAATGAATCACCAGTGCCCCAGCAAAAAACACCAA GTACAAATCCAGGGAAAACAACAATGTCCAAgacatcatcagaatcagaag GTGCCCCAGTTGAATTCCTTCACTCAATAAGTAGCTCATGGACTGTTGGAGGAGCAACTTATTACCATCACAGGGTGATaatcaagaacacttcttcGAAGCCAATCTCAGATCTTAAGTTGGTGATTAAGGATCTCTCAGGCTCTTTATGGGGACTCTCGCCAACAGAAGAAAAGGACACCTATGAACTTCCCCAATGGAACAAGGTCTTGAATCCTGGCTCCGAATGTATATTTGTATATGTTCAAGGCGGACCCCAGGCTACAGTCTCGATTAAAAGCTTACATTGA
- the LOC100812170 gene encoding endoglucanase 5 isoform X1: MNLNISLCMLLIALVLRLGGSAPSGFNYGDALDKSLMFFEAQRSGKLPLQQRVKWRGDSGLQDGFQQRVDLVGGYYDAGDHVKFGLPMAYSVTMLAWGAIEFNKEITDLNQMGHALWAIKWGTDYFIKAHTQPNVLWGQVGDGVSDHYCWERAEDMTTSRGAYKIDEQHPGSDLAGETAAALAAAAIAFRPYNSSYSNLLLVHAKQLFTFADRFRGLYDNSISSAQQFYTSSGYSDELLWAATWLHLATGNEYYIKYVVDNAVYMGGTGWAVKEFSWDNKYAGVQILLSKVLLEGKAGAYSATLKQYQAKAEYFTCACLQKNDDYNVQKTPGGLLYVREWNNMQYVSSAAFLLAVYSNYLSATKSQLNCPDGQTQPQELLNFVKSQADYILGKNPADVSYLVGYGAKYPLHVHHRGASIASVFALHYDVGCTQGFEMWYNRAEPNPNVICGGLVGGPDKNDDFSDERSNYEQTEPTISGSAPLVGIFAKLQSLYGNIGEGYNHNESPVPQQKTPSTNPGKTTMSKTSSESEGAPVEFLHSISSSWTVGGATYYHHRVIIKNTSSKPISDLKLVIKDLSGSLWGLSPTEEKDTYELPQWNKVLNPGSECIFVYVQGGPQATVSIKSLH, from the exons ATGAACCTGAACATCTCTTTGTGCATGCTTCTCATAGCTCTTGTATTGCGCTTAGGGGGAAGTGCACCCTCTGGCTTCAACTATGGTGATGCCCTTGATAAGAGTCTCATGTTCTTTGAAGCACAAAGGTCTGGTAAGTTACCACTGCAGCAGCGAGTCAAGTGGCGTGGTGATTCTGGTCTCCAAGATGGTTTTCAACAAAGA GTAGACCTGGTGGGTGGGTACTATGATGCAGGAGATCATGTGAAGTTTGGGTTGCCAATGGCCTACAGTGTCACAATGCTTGCATGGGGGGCCATTGAGTTCAACAAGGAAATCACGGACTTGAACCAAATGGGACACGCATTATGGGCAATTAAATGGGGAACTGACTACTTTATCAAAGCACACACTCAGCCTAATGTTCTTTGGGGACAG GTGGGAGATGGAGTTTCTGATCATTACTGCTGGGAGCGTGCTGAAGACATGACAACTTCAAGAGGTGCCTACAAAATTGATGAACAACACCCTGGCTCAGATCTGGCAGGTGAAACTGCAGCTGCATTGGCTGCTGCAGCTATAGCTTTCAGGCCCTACAACTCTTCTTACTCTAATCTCCTCCTAGTTCATGCAAAACAG CTCTTCACATTCGCAGATAGGTTCAGAGGTCTCTATGATAACTCCATATCAAGTGCTCAGCAATTCTATACTTCTTCCGGTTACTCG GATGAATTGTTGTGGGCTGCCACTTGGCTGCACCTAGCAACCGGCAATGAATACTACATAAAGTATGTAGTGGACAATGCTGTGTATATGGGAGGAACTGGCTGGGCTGTAAAAGAGTTCTCTTGGGACAACAAATATGCTGGTGTGCAGATCCTTCTATCAAAG GTGTTACTAGAAGGAAAGGCTGGTGCTTACTCTGCTACACTAAAGCAATACCAGGCCAAGGCAGAATATTTTACCTGTGCTTGCTTGCAAAAGAATGATGATTACAATGTCCAAAAAACACCAG GCGGCTTACTATACGTGCGTGAATGGAACAACATGCAATATGTTTCTTCTGCTGCATTCCTTTTAGCTGTCTACTCTAATTACCTCTCAGCAACAAAATCACAGCTCAACTGTCCAGATGGACAAACTCAGCCTCAGGAGCTCCTCAATTTTGTTAAGTCACAG GCTGACTATATCCTTGGTAAAAACCCTGCGGATGTGAGCTACTTGGTTGGATATGGAGCAAAATATCCTCTTCATGTTCACCACAGAGGCGCTTCCATTGCTTCAGTCTTTGCTCTTCACTATGACGTTGGCTGCACCCAAGGATTTGAGATGTGGTATAACCGTGCTGAGCCAAATCCTAATGTCATCTGTGGTGGCCTCGTGGGCGGTCCAGATAAAAATGATGACTTCTCTGATGAAAGATCCAATTATGAACAAACTGAGCCTACAATTTCAGGTTCTGCTCCTCTTGTAGGCATCTTCGCTAAACTGCAAAGTTTGTATGGTAATATAGGTGAAG GTTACAACCATAATGAATCACCAGTGCCCCAGCAAAAAACACCAA GTACAAATCCAGGGAAAACAACAATGTCCAAgacatcatcagaatcagaag GTGCCCCAGTTGAATTCCTTCACTCAATAAGTAGCTCATGGACTGTTGGAGGAGCAACTTATTACCATCACAGGGTGATaatcaagaacacttcttcGAAGCCAATCTCAGATCTTAAGTTGGTGATTAAGGATCTCTCAGGCTCTTTATGGGGACTCTCGCCAACAGAAGAAAAGGACACCTATGAACTTCCCCAATGGAACAAGGTCTTGAATCCTGGCTCCGAATGTATATTTGTATATGTTCAAGGCGGACCCCAGGCTACAGTCTCGATTAAAAGCTTACATTGA
- the LOC100785606 gene encoding enoyl-[acyl-carrier-protein] reductase [NADH], chloroplastic, producing MTTTSFSGLQFAMSRSCIPSSQKIADAGAVVLGGKSKIGSWNKLASACHIASVQPFGRGFTSSSIKSVKSVTKAMTESSAQSAVSGLPINLKGKRAFIAGVADDNGYGWAIAKSLAAAGAEILVGTWVPALNIFESSLRRGKFDESRVLPDGSLMEITKVYPLDAVFDNLDDVPEDIKANKRYAGSSKWTVQEVAESVKEDFGSIDILVHSLANGPEVTKPLLETSRKGYLAAISASSYSYVSLLKHFLPILNPGGSSISLTYIASERIIPGYGGGMSSAKAALESDTRVLAFEAGRKRKIRVNTISAGPLRSRAAKAIGFIDMMIDYSSANAPLQKELSAEEVGNTAAFLASPLASAITGTVLYVDNGLNAMGVGVDSPIFKDLDIPKDQH from the exons ATGACAACAACATCATTTTCTGGCTTGCAATTTGCAATGTCAAGATCATGCATTCCTTCATCACAAAAGATTGCAGATGCAGGGGCTGTGGTTCTTGGCGGCAAGTCCAAGATTGGGTCGTGGAATAAACTTGCAAGTGCATGTCATATTGCATCAGTGCAACCTTTTGGGCGGGGCTTCACTTCATCGTCCATAAAATCTGTCAAAAGTGTCACAAAGGCTATGACTGAGTCCAGTGCACAAAGTGCAGTCTCAGGATTGCCAATTAATCTGAAAG GTAAAAGGGCTTTTATTGCTGGTGTTGCTGATGACAATGGATATGGATGGGCAATTGCAAAATCTCTTGCTGCAGCCGGAGCTGAAATTCTTGTTGGCACATGGGTACCT GCTCTGAATATTTTTGAGTCCAGCCTACGGCGTGGAAAGTTTGACGAATCACGCGT ATTACCAGATGGTTCGCTGATGGAGATTACCAAAGTTTATCCATTGGATGCAGTTTTTGACAATCTTGATGATGTGCCAGAAGAT ATAAAAGCAAACAAGCGCTATGCCGGTTCATCTAAATGGACAGTTCAG GAAGTTGCTGAATCTGTTAAAGAAGACTTTGGCAGCATAGATATCCTTGTGCACTCACTTGCCAATGGACCAGAG GTGACCAAACCATTGTTGGAGACATCTCGGAAAGGATATCTTGCTGCAATATCTGCATCTAGTTACTCCTATGTTTCTTTACTCAAGCATTTTCTTCCAATCTTGAACCCAG GTGGATCTTCAATCTCTCTGACATACATTGCTTCAGAAAGGATCATTCCTGG ATATGGTGGTGGTATGAGTTCTGCCAAAGCTGCACTGGAGAGTGATACACGA GTTCTTGCTTTCGAAGCAGGAAGAAAGCGCAAAATTAGAGTCAATACTATATCTGCTG GTCCACTGAGAAGTCGGGCTGCAAAGGCTATTGGATTCATTGATATGATGATCGATTACTCATCAGCCAATGCACCTCTACAGAAAGAACTATCAGCAG AGGAGGTGGGCAACACAGCTGCCTTCTTAGCATCACCTTTGGCATCTGCTATCACTGGTACTGTTCTATACGTTGACAATGGTCTGAATGCTATGGGTGTTGGAGTTGACAGTCCAATATTTAAAGATCTTGACATTCCCAAGGACCAGCATTAA